A region of the Bacteroidales bacterium genome:
TATAACAACATTATTATGTATAGTTATTCTTTCTCTCAAATCCAAGAAACACTGTTTTCCAATATGTGTTTTACATCCTATTTTTAAATTTTGAAAGTCTCTACAATTATGAATTATTAGACCGGATTCAATATCGCAATCTGAATCAATTGATGCTCCATATAATCTTAATATGGGTATGATTGCATTTTTGTCTATTTTAGAAAGATAAAGAGCTGCATTTTGAAAACCTAGAAAAAGCCTCCTCAAGGAAAAAATAATAATAATTAAAATATTATTGATCTGTACAAAGATGGTTATTCTTAAAAGCTTATAAAACTTTAATAGAAGTTTCATATTTATAATTATTTCAAGCCATCAATTATTATATCGATGTCTGCTTTGGTAATATTAAGATGCAATGGTAAACTCAAAATATGCTCTGAAAAGAACTGTGCTTTTGGACATGTGCCTTTAGCATATCTATATGAATCATAATTCGTATTATCTATATAATGCACCCCTGGATAAATTCCTAATGAATAAAGTCTCTCAATTTTATCATCACGATTATCTGTATATACTTGAAAAAGGTGCCTAGAAGAATAGCAATCGTTAGCCACAGGTATAATATTAATTGATTTAAAGTTCCGTAATCTATTGATATAATAATTAGCTAAATCATTTCTTAATTGATTATCCTCATCAAGGTATTTTAATTGAACAAGCCCTATTGATGCAACAATAGAATTGCCATGATATTTAAAGCCAACATTTGGAACATCATAATACCATTTATAACTTCCTTCTTTTGTGTTAAATCTTTGATATGTATCTTTTGAAATTCCTAACCAGCTAAGTTGTCTGGCTAACTTATCAAGTTCATCATTCTGAAAACAAATCATTCCGGAATCAGCTGTAGGCAAATTTTTTACTGCCTGAAAACTAAAAACAGCCACATCAGCTTCTGGTCCTACATGACTACCTTTCCACTTGGTACCTGCCATGTGAGCTGCATCCAAAATTAGTTTCAAGTTATTCTCCTTGCAAATTTTCAGAATTTCTTCGTATTGCCCTATATTTCCTCCAATGCCAACATACATTATTGCACGAGTCTTACTCGTAATCCGGTTTTTTACCGAAACAGGATCCAGACATAAATATTGATCCACATCTGCAAATACAGGATGCAATCTTTCGTAGAGAATTGCATGATTTGTGGATACAAAGGTTAAAGGTGTTGTTATTATCTCATCGCCATCGTTCCAGTCATTAACTTTTTTGAAAATATGCACAGCAAGGTGCAAACCAGAAGTATTTGAATTAACAAAATGTGCGTTTTTTACCCCGGAGTATTCTTTCCATTTATTTTCAAATTCCACTGTTTTAAAGCCAAGTCCTGTCCAGCCTTTTTCAAGACATTCACGAATTTCTTCCAAAATTTCATCTGTATGGAATTTTGGTACAAAAACATTGATAGCCATTTAATTTGATTTTAGATTGAGAAAGTTAATAGATTTATAAATTTATATTTCGATAAGAGATCAACAGATGTTTGAATTGAATGATTTACATCAGCGAGTTATATTATCCTAAAAAATTAGGTTGAAGTTACTCAAAACATGAGTTCGCAATCAGTGGCTTATTCGTTGTAGCTTGGTAAAATGACTGGCAGCGATTAGAAATTAGTGATTTGATAGCAATAAAAGTTTTTTGGTTGGTCTTCCTGCTGGTCTGGGTGCTAAATATAACGTTTTCTCAGCATCCTTAATTTCAGCAGCCAGCAACGCTGAAAATTCCCGGGAACCGGGTTCATTTAAATGTTCTTTATCTTTAAAAAATTCCGGGTTCTTTATAAAAGCCGGATAATTGGAGTAATCCAGTAATACCGTGCTGGTGTTTTGGATGCTTTCTTTCAGGACATCCATGTTACTGTTTTTGTTCATCACCTTGTAAACCGGAGAAGTAACCAAGTATAACAGGATGCCATGCTTTGAACAGTAGGTGATAATCTCACGCATCATATCCACTTTATATGCATCTATCTTACCTGTGGGGGGGTTAGCAGTATCCGGCAGCACATCTGTTGCCAGTGATCCCTTTATTGGTATATATCCTTTTTCTTCACCCTCACGCAATTTATTGCGGTTCAGGTTTCCCTGGGAAATGGTCAGAAGCAGTGAATTATACGGGTAAACAGAGGACAGAAGCTTTGCTTTTTCATACGGACCTTTGCGTGCCAGGATTTGACTGAATTCTGGATGATTGCTTATATACGGAAGCAGGGTAGACAACCGGTCATTATCGATTTTATTTTCAAGAAACTCATCCGGGTTAATATCAAAAATTACCATTTTAGGAGTATAGCGTTTTACTACAGACAGGAAAACTGCGTAATTGAAAACCAGAAAATTCCCGTCACGGCCTGTATTATAAAAACTCATATGCAGGCTATCTTCAAAAATGCCCGGAACATAATGATGGTTGGCACGCGACGAACCGAAAACCAATATATCAGCGGTTGTACTGTCAAGTGCATAGGTCGTTCTGTAATTTAATCCCGTAGTTTGGGTGAAATAGTAATGCCTTAACAGGCTTCCGGCCAGCAGGTCAAATGCAGCAACAATCAGAAACAGAAGAACAAGATTAAGAATAAACTTACGGATATTTTCTTTTACTTTCATGACCGGCTAAAATTGGAAGTAAATAAATTGTCCGCCGTCAAAAACCCCGATCAGTAAAATCAATAATATGATAAGACTGTAGCTGACCTTCCTCACCCACATGTTCTCATTATGGAAGAATAATAATTTTTCCTTCAGGTATTCTTTCTTCATTTCAATGAGCACCAGGAATACGATGCCAAAAACGGAATAAATAAAGTAAGACAGGGTTCCTATGAAAAATGGCCCTTTAAAAAGGGCTATCTTTTTAATGATTAACAGTGCCTGGTCAAATGACGATGCCCTGAAGAAGATCCAGGCAAAACAAGTAAGGGCAAAGGTTATCACCATGCTTGTAATTTGCCTGAAATACGGGAACTTTTCAAGACCCATTCGGGCATTGAATTTCTGCCTGAATGTACCGGTTACTTCGGCAAAAATCAGGTACAACCCATTTAAGCCGCCCCAGATAACGAAAGTCCAGTTTGCCCCGTGCCACAGCCCGCTGACAAGAAAAACAAAAAACAGGTTAAAATACCAGCGTGGTATCGAAACCCGGTTTCCTCCCAGCGAAATATAAAGGTAATCCCTGAACCAGGTGGATAAGGATATATGCCAGCGTTTCCAGAATTCGGATATGCTTTGGGAAAAATATGGTCTGTTGAAATTGGTCATCAGCTTGAAACCCATGACCTGCGCAGCCCCGATAGCAATGTTGGAATAACCGGCAAAGTCGCAATAAATCTGGAACGCAAAGAATACGGTTGCGACAAGCAGGGTGATCCCCGAATGCTGTTCAGCATTATTGTATACCGCATTCACGTAAATGGCCAGCCTGTCTGCAACTACCAGTTTCATAAAGAAACCCCATAACATCGAACGCAGTCCCTCAACGACCCTGGTGTATTCAAATTCATGCTTCTCGTAAAACTGGTGAAGCAGGTTTTGGGGCCGCTCAATTGGACCAGCAACCAGCTGGGGGTAGAACATTACATAGAGAGCATAGATCCCGAAATTGCGTTCCGCTTTCTGATGTCCCCTGTATACTTCGATGGTATAGCTCATTGCCTGGAACGTGTGAAATGACAGGCCTATGGGAAGAATTATACCCAGGTGGGGAATCCGGTTATGATAGCCTATAGAATTTAAAAAGACGGATAAGTTATCGTTAAGGAAGTTGTAATACTTGAAAACGGCAAGAACGCCAATGTTGGCGATTAAGCTTGCGACGAGGAAATATTTTTTGTTCTTTCCTTTGGTTTTTTCAAGCCAGATACCCGCAAAATAATCGATTACAATGGTAAATCCAAGGATGAGGATATACACAGGGATAAATGCCATATAAAAATAGCAACTGGCCGCCAGTAACAGAAACCACCGGTATTTGTGGGTAATTACAAAATACAGCGTTGTGACTACTATGAAAAAGAGAATAAAATTAATGCTGTTGAAAAGCATGGGGAAAGTGACTGGTGACTAGTGATTGGTGACTGGTAACTGGATGATCTTTGTTAGGGTGTGCCGGTGCGGGCAGATTGCTTCACCCCGGAGGAACCGGGGGTTCGCAATGACGTGAATTGTGACTAGTGACTGCCTCCTTCGCTGAAGCTACTTAGTTAGCCACAAAGGCAATGAATAATTAAAAAATGAAATAATGAAATAATGAATGAATGAAATAATGAAATAATGAATGAATGAAAAATGAAATAATGAATACATGAAAAATAAATATCGAATACCGGATACTGCCTTGGTTAGGGTGTGCCTGTGCGGGCAGATTGCTTCACCCCGGAGGAACCGGGGTTCGCAATGACGTGAATTGTGACTGGTGACTGGTAGTGATTAGTGACTAGTAAGGTCACTCATTTCTCCGGTTGATGATCCATCGGGTGAAAAATGGATCGTCGATTTCGTAACGGTTTTCAAATTTTGTTATATAACCGTTCCTGATTATCCTTTTCAGAGAGCTGAAAACAGTGCTGGATGCCCCTATATCATACTTCTTTATAAAGGCATCCGATAAAGGAGACAAATCGGATTCCGCCATTCCGATCAGCAATTTTTTATCCGTATTGTTGAATGTCCCCCATAATCTTTCATAATCAATATCATGTGATTTCAATATTCCTGCTATGCCTTCATGAACCGGATTTTCAACTACGGCATCCGGGTGTAAAACCTCCCAGGTGGAAAAAGCCAATTGCTGCGTATAGTAAGGATGACACCTGGTAAAATCCATAATTTGCTTCGCAATACCCTCTGCATGTGCCGTCAGATTTTTGAATTTTTCTTCCAAATAAACCGTGAACTCTTTTCCCGGTATTCTCGACAATGCCATCAGATACCCGAAATGATAAAACGGGGAACTCTTCTTTTCAAATAAATCGCGTATCATCGACTCCTGACTGCCCAGGAAAACATAATTACAGTTTTTCTGAACCTGTAATACTGCCCTCAGTTTTCGATCAAGTTCCCTGTCCAGACGCATGATGTCCTGGAATTCATCCAACACCACGATACACCGCTTCTTCTCCGTGCTCAACTTTTCCAGAAGATTTAACACGTCCTCCAGATTCAGAAAGGATTGGCCCGACGGCTGAAAGGACACATCTACAGCATTGGTCAGTGCATTTACCGAGAGAGTGGGTATGATCCTGAAACCTTTTATATACTGACGGATCCGTTCCCCGGGATATACCCTGTAAATTCTCTTCATAAGCTGGGCCGCAAAATCATCCACGCTGGTTATCAATTGAAGATCGATGGCAATCACCGGTCGGTTCATGTCAT
Encoded here:
- a CDS encoding DegT/DnrJ/EryC1/StrS family aminotransferase, which codes for MAINVFVPKFHTDEILEEIRECLEKGWTGLGFKTVEFENKWKEYSGVKNAHFVNSNTSGLHLAVHIFKKVNDWNDGDEIITTPLTFVSTNHAILYERLHPVFADVDQYLCLDPVSVKNRITSKTRAIMYVGIGGNIGQYEEILKICKENNLKLILDAAHMAGTKWKGSHVGPEADVAVFSFQAVKNLPTADSGMICFQNDELDKLARQLSWLGISKDTYQRFNTKEGSYKWYYDVPNVGFKYHGNSIVASIGLVQLKYLDEDNQLRNDLANYYINRLRNFKSINIIPVANDCYSSRHLFQVYTDNRDDKIERLYSLGIYPGVHYIDNTNYDSYRYAKGTCPKAQFFSEHILSLPLHLNITKADIDIIIDGLK
- a CDS encoding MBOAT family O-acyltransferase, giving the protein MLFNSINFILFFIVVTTLYFVITHKYRWFLLLAASCYFYMAFIPVYILILGFTIVIDYFAGIWLEKTKGKNKKYFLVASLIANIGVLAVFKYYNFLNDNLSVFLNSIGYHNRIPHLGIILPIGLSFHTFQAMSYTIEVYRGHQKAERNFGIYALYVMFYPQLVAGPIERPQNLLHQFYEKHEFEYTRVVEGLRSMLWGFFMKLVVADRLAIYVNAVYNNAEQHSGITLLVATVFFAFQIYCDFAGYSNIAIGAAQVMGFKLMTNFNRPYFSQSISEFWKRWHISLSTWFRDYLYISLGGNRVSIPRWYFNLFFVFLVSGLWHGANWTFVIWGGLNGLYLIFAEVTGTFRQKFNARMGLEKFPYFRQITSMVITFALTCFAWIFFRASSFDQALLIIKKIALFKGPFFIGTLSYFIYSVFGIVFLVLIEMKKEYLKEKLLFFHNENMWVRKVSYSLIILLILLIGVFDGGQFIYFQF
- a CDS encoding acyltransferase, which produces MKLLLKFYKLLRITIFVQINNILIIIIFSLRRLFLGFQNAALYLSKIDKNAIIPILRLYGASIDSDCDIESGLIIHNCRDFQNLKIGCKTHIGKQCFLDLRERITIHNNVVISMRTTLITHIDLSKSLLSNYYPSKSRSIIINSNCYIGANSTILMGVEIGEKSIIAAGSLVNSNVPSNSVFGGVPSKLIKRIF
- a CDS encoding ATP-binding protein, whose product is MTSVNPFKFGTIVDDPYFIDRKDEIKQVRSVLSSPNHLILISPRRYGKSSLIYKVVNDMNRPVIAIDLQLITSVDDFAAQLMKRIYRVYPGERIRQYIKGFRIIPTLSVNALTNAVDVSFQPSGQSFLNLEDVLNLLEKLSTEKKRCIVVLDEFQDIMRLDRELDRKLRAVLQVQKNCNYVFLGSQESMIRDLFEKKSSPFYHFGYLMALSRIPGKEFTVYLEEKFKNLTAHAEGIAKQIMDFTRCHPYYTQQLAFSTWEVLHPDAVVENPVHEGIAGILKSHDIDYERLWGTFNNTDKKLLIGMAESDLSPLSDAFIKKYDIGASSTVFSSLKRIIRNGYITKFENRYEIDDPFFTRWIINRRNE